In one Balaenoptera musculus isolate JJ_BM4_2016_0621 chromosome 2, mBalMus1.pri.v3, whole genome shotgun sequence genomic region, the following are encoded:
- the LOC118890354 gene encoding basic proline-rich protein-like, producing the protein MARARRRQEGGDGGRGPCASAHPSVRRPPRPPPEARPPARPGRGAAAAPPPASGRERADVRPRAPGPALGAARPPPGPDPAPRQPPEGFPRRPEPGSRPATQTPRKPRQQSKTHPTYDDFLQWVKTGRPTLEQSSPSVPTLWGLTSALRPPPPSPLPPSICVADSPLRPTQEKSY; encoded by the exons ATGGCGCGGGCCCGGCGCCGGCAGGAGGGGGGAGACGGCGGGCGCGGGCCCTGCGCCTCGGCCCACCCGTCCGTCCGCAGGCCGCCCCGGCCGCCGCCCGAAGCCCGTCCTCCGGCGCGACCCGGCAGAGGAGCCGCCGCGGCCCCACCGCCAGCGAGCGGCCGGGAGCGCGCCGATGTCCGCCCCCGCGCGCCCGGCCCCGCCCTCGGCGCGGCCCGCCCGCCGCCCGGCCCAGACCCGGCTCCGCGCCAGCCACCGGAGGGCTTTCCCCGGCGTCCCGAGCCGGGCTCGCGACCCGCCACGCAGACACCGAGGAAACCCCGTCAGCAGAGCAAAACGCATCCGAC TTATGATGATTTCCTTCAGTGGGTGAAAACGGGGCGACCTACGCTTGAGCAATCCTCTCCTTCAGTTCCCACACTCTGGGGCCTAACGTCTGCCCTCCGTCCTCCGCCTCCCAGCCCGCTTCCTCCCTCGATTTGTGTCGCTGACAGTCCGCTCAGGCCCACCCAAGAAAAAAGTTACTAA